In the Topomyia yanbarensis strain Yona2022 chromosome 3, ASM3024719v1, whole genome shotgun sequence genome, one interval contains:
- the LOC131687495 gene encoding uncharacterized protein LOC131687495: protein MSNDELRRLSKQERQLRNVMDVMKDFVRNYQEHLDKGSLAARIQKLDEIYDLFCEVRMRIDLILEDTDFDEDFVDPDESEEDHAVRTARTKAKKENEKVLKDFINEYFAINDSLRIEFQCELKLPTFGGHLRDWITFRDTFKNLISDNAQLTEIDKFTYLRTSLSGEALQEIGSIKLSAANYSIAWKSLESRYENKKLLVKSHLDALLSIEPMKRESFESLNHVINDFDKHLQMLHKLGENTFEWSTILAHILASKLDTTTLRLWETEHRSREVPRYTAMLEFLKNHCIVLQSVTPERFSSQQHDSKKTSRAFNSYAGSTQTTCPFCGEPQHQSFQCKKFKSMKMEERRNAVKTGRLCFNCLSRGHISKSCSRSSCRLCGQRHHTMLHQGSTQTGSNSSTAQSNKLPQSQPNSQNPHSTQTPSTSYTQKPTQTLQQPSNQPNTNSFSVATSSRQVQTPPNTDTTTSHNAVLSASETKASRTVLLATALVILEDHYGNSTLARALLDSGSQLCFISENLSQQLRFRRSREILSISGIGQATKKCKQSVVARIRSRVSAFVEEETFYVLPQVTQDLPTTKINTSSLALPQGVILADPNYFEPGSIDIIIGVGLLFDVLTADKFKLGEDGPAMHGFGWIICGRIPNLSNHFRPVLETCRSNSIHSVEESACEVYFDRTTVRDSSGRFAVSLPKKDYLIARLGDSKNTALKRFLALERRLVGDADTKLMYTQFIEEYHRLGHMREVLDDEESTTQQY, encoded by the exons ATGTCTAATGACGAGCTGCGACGACTGTCCAAGCAAGAACGGCAATTGCGAAATGTGATGGACGTGATGAAGGACTTCGTTCGAAACTACCAAGAACACCTCGATAAGGGATCTTTGGCAGCACGAATTCAGAAACTGGATGAAATCTACGATTTATTCTGTGAAGTTCGAATGCGCATCGACCTGATATTGGAGGATACAGACTTTGACGAAGATTTCGTGGATCCTGATGAATCTGAAGAAGATCATGCGGTTAGGACGGCGAGAACGAAGGCAAAGAAGGAGAATGAAAAGGTTCTAAAAGACTTCATCAACGAGTACTTCGCAATAAATGATTCCCTCCGGATCGAGTTCCAGTGTG AGCTGAAGCTTCCAACATTCGGTGGACACTTGAGAGATTGGATCACCTTCAGGGACACCTTTAAGAATCTGATTTCAGACAACGCACAGCTCACTGAGATTGACAAGTTCACCTACCTTCGTACGTCGTTGTCAGGGGAAGCTCTGCAAGAAATTGGATCGATAAAACTGTCAGCGGCGAACTATTCGATAGCTTGGAAGTCGTTGGAGTCCCGGTATGAAAACAAAAAACTTCTTGTAAAATCTCATCTCGACGCGCTGTTATCGATCGAACCTATGAAAAGGGAGAGTTTTGAATCCTTGAACCATGTGATAAATGATTTCGATAAGCATTTGCAGATGCTGCACAAGTTGGGTGAAAATACCTTTGAATGGAGTACAATATTGGCACATATACTAGCGAGTAAGCTGGACACAACAACACTACGCTTGTGGGAAACAGAACACCGATCACGAGAAGTGCCCAGATATACCGCCATGTTGGAATTTCTTAAAAACCACTGTATTGTTCTACAATCCGTTACTCCCGAACGATTCAGTTCCCAGCAACATGATTCCAAGAAGACATCACGGGCGTTCAATAGCTATGCGGGGTCAACTCAAACAACGTGTCCATTCTGCGGCGAGCCTCAACATCAAAGTTTCCAGTGTAAGAAGTTCAAATCCATGAAGATGGAGGAGAGAAGAAACGCGGTGAAAACTGGTCGACTGTGCTTTAACTGTCTATCTCGAGGTCACATTTCCAAATCATGCTCTCGCAGTTCCTGTCGATTGTGTGGACAACGACACCACACGATGCTGCATCAAGGTTCAACCCAGACTGGAAGCAATTCATCAACTGCACAATCGAATAAGCTACCGCAATCGCAGCCGAACTCGCAAAACCCACATTCGACCCAGACACCCTCAACCTCATACACACAGAAACCAACACAAACTCTTCAACAACCATCCAATCAACCCAACACAAATTCCTTCTCAGTTGCTACTTCAAGTAGACAAGTTCAAACGCCACCCAATACAGACACAACCACAAGCCACAACGCTGTCCTCTCCGCTAGTGAAACCAAGGCATCACGAACGGTCTTGCTTGCAACCGCACTCGTGATACTTGAAGACCATTATGGAAATTCTACCCTAGCTAGAGCTTTGCTTGATAGCGGCTCTCAGTTATGTTTCATATCAGAAAATCTGTCGCAGCAGCTTAGGTTCAGACGGTCTCGAGAAATTCTTTCGATAAGTGGAATTGGACAAGCCACGAAGAAATGTAAACAGTCTGTCGTTGCTCGTATTCGATCCCGAGTATCTGCTTTTGTGGAGGAGGAGACTTTCTACGTGCTACCACAAGTCACTCAGGACCTTCCAACCACGAAGATCAATACTAGCAGTTTGGCACTTCCCCAAGGAGTGATTTTAGCCGATCCGAATTACTTTGAGCCAGgatcaatcgatataataatCGGGGTTGGATTATTATTCGACGTGTTGACAGCGGATAAATTTAAGCTCGGAGAAGACGGTCCTGCTATGCATGGATTCGGATGGATAATCTGTGGTAGAATTCCAAATCTATCGAACCATTTCAGGCCAGTG CTAGAAACCTGCCGTTCTAATAGTATCCATTCCGTTGAGGAATCCGCCTGTGAAGTCTACTTCGACCGCACAACTGTGCGTGATTCTAGCGGGCGGTTCGCCGTTTCGTTGCCCAAGAAAGATTACCTTATTGCTCGGCTTGGTGATTCAAAAAACACAGCGCTCAAGCGTTTCCTTGCTTTGGAAAGGCGCCTAGTAGGTGATGCTGATACCAAATTGATGTATACCCAGTTCATCGAGGAGTATCATCGCCTCGGCCACATGAGGGAAGTACTAGACGACGAGGAGTCTACAACGCAGCAGTACTAA
- the LOC131687496 gene encoding uncharacterized protein K02A2.6-like: protein MNIADALSRLVIASEPIESFDDSSEGHLLFVLDSGNMGMNWNEIELEAEKDKEQNEIRESLKQGIWKEELRAYECHAKYFRLMGALIFKNDRVLLPHKLRSRALELAHQGHMGAASMKRILRNHFWWPRLNAEVQKYIECCETCLRLSKKNAPLPLTTRELPEGPWEILQIDFFSDNDFGYGEFLVVVDTYSRYTHVIEVKKIDADTTNAALAKIFEVWGYPLAIQSDNGPPFQSDTFIKTWENKGIKIRKSIPLSAQSNGAVERQNSGIKKALAAARLDNVHWRTALKNYVHAHNKVRPLSRLGVTPFELLVGWKCRGTFPCFWETKSSDSLDRIDIREKDAVSKLQSKKYADIRRGAKDSHIKAGDTVLVATHKKHKSDPTFSEERFTILARDGAKVVVRSERGVQYSRNVQDVKKVPEHLEEFADNITQGGHVVRTNNTEFDDELEHSELDNAVKVGDDKINRPRRKIRKPCRFEDMVLYSIFE from the coding sequence ATGAACATCGCGGATGCGCTTTCCAGATTGGTGATTGCCAGTGAACCGATCGAATCATTCGATGATTCCTCTGAAGGACATCTACTTTTCGTCTTGGattcaggaaatatgggaatgaACTGGAATGAAATTGAGTTAGAAGCGGAAAAGGACAAGGAACAGAATGAGATTCGAGAATCTCTGAAGCAAGGAATATGGAAAGAAGAACTGAGGGCATACGAATGCCATGCTAAGTATTTCCGTTTAATGGGTgctttaattttcaaaaatgatcgGGTTTTATTACCACATAAATTGCGATCAAGAGCACTTGAACTAGCACATCAAGGTCACATGGGAGCAGCGTCAATGAAACGGATTTTGAGGAATCACTTCTGGTGGCCGCGATTAAACGCGGAGGTTCAGAAGTACATAGAATGCTGCGAAACATGTTTAAGACTTTCAAAGAAAAATGCTCCACTTCCGTTGACGACTAGAGAGTTACCGGAAGGCCCGTGGGAAATCCTACAAATAGATTTTTTCTCAGATAATGATTTTGGCTACGGAGAATTTCTGGTGGTAGTAGATACCTACTCGAGGTACACCCATGTTATTGAAGTAAAAAAGATCGACGCAGATACAACAAACGCTGCTCTGGCCAAAATATTCGAAGTTTGGGGGTACCCTCTTGCGATACAGAGTGACAACGGGCCACCATTCCAGAGCGACACATTCATTAAGACGTGGGAAAATAAGGGCATCAAGATTCGCAAATCCATACCCTTGAGTGCTCAATCCAATGGTGCGGTAGAAAGGCAGAATAGCGGCATTAAAAAGGCTTTGGCGGCTGCTCGATTGGACAATGTGCATTGGAGAACTGCGCTGAAGAATTATGTCCATGCACATAATAAAGTACGCCCCCTATCTCGTCTGGGAGTTACCCCATTTGAATTGTTAGTAGGCTGGAAATGTCGCGGTACCTTTCCTTGTTTTTGGGAAACTAAATCTTCCGACTCATTAGACCGCATCGACATTCGAGAAAAGGACGCGGTCTCGAAATTGCAAAGTAAGAAGTATGCCGACATACGTAGAGGAGCTAAGGATTCTCACATCAAAGCAGGGGACACGGTCTTAGTGGCAACACATAAGAAACATAAATCAGACCCAACATTTTCGGAGGAAAGATTCACAATACTGGCTAGAGATGGAGCCAAAGTTGTCGTTCGAAGCGAGCGTGGTGTTCAGTATTCCCGCAATGTCCAAGACGTTAAAAAAGTGCCTGAACATCTGGAAGAGTTTGCTGATAACATTACTCAAGGAGGACATGTTGTGAGAACAAATAACACTGAATTTGACGATGAGCTTGAGCATTCAGAACTTGATAATGCTGTAAAAGTAGGGGATGATAAAATTAATCGCCCAAGACGTAAAATAAGGAAACCATGTAGGTTTGAAGATATGGTTCTTTATAGTATCTTCGAATAA